The Polynucleobacter necessarius genome window below encodes:
- the gltA gene encoding citrate synthase, with protein sequence MIESDIKAKLSFSDGTPDIDLPIYKGTVGPDVIDIRKLYGQTGKFTYDSGFLSTASCNSKITYIDGDKGELLYRGYPIEDLANNCDFLEVCYLLINGELPNAKEKKDFDEMVMHHTMVHEQMQFFLRGFRRDAHPMSVLTGLVGAMTAFYHDEIDYSDPHAREVAQIRLIAKMPTLVAMSYKYSVGQPFIYPDNSLSYTANFMRMMFATPCESYKVNPVLVRALDRIFILHADHEQNASTSTVRLCGSSGTNPFAAISAGIACLWGPAHGGANEACLEMLNEIQAQGGVDKIGEFIAQVKDKNSSVRLMGFGHRVYKNFDPRAKLMRETCHEVLAELGLQDDPLFKLAMTLEKIALEDEYFVSRKLYPNVDFYSGIVQRALGIPTEMFTCIFALARTVGWIAQWEEMITDPEYKIGRPRQLYVGETTRKALNIRVRK encoded by the coding sequence ATGATTGAATCGGACATCAAGGCAAAACTCTCGTTTTCGGATGGCACACCAGATATTGATCTGCCAATTTACAAAGGGACAGTTGGTCCTGACGTAATCGACATTCGTAAGCTTTATGGTCAGACTGGTAAGTTCACTTACGATTCAGGCTTTCTGTCTACTGCGTCTTGCAACAGCAAAATTACTTATATCGACGGTGATAAGGGTGAGTTGCTCTACCGCGGTTACCCCATTGAAGATTTAGCAAACAATTGTGATTTCTTGGAAGTTTGTTACCTCCTGATTAATGGAGAATTGCCAAACGCTAAAGAGAAGAAAGATTTCGATGAAATGGTGATGCATCACACCATGGTTCATGAGCAAATGCAATTCTTCTTGCGCGGCTTCCGTCGTGATGCTCATCCAATGTCTGTATTGACTGGTTTGGTTGGTGCAATGACTGCGTTCTATCATGATGAAATCGATTACAGCGACCCGCATGCACGCGAGGTGGCACAGATTCGTTTGATCGCGAAAATGCCGACTTTAGTTGCGATGTCCTACAAGTATTCTGTCGGCCAACCCTTTATTTACCCAGATAATTCCTTGTCCTACACTGCTAACTTTATGCGCATGATGTTTGCAACACCATGTGAGTCATATAAAGTCAATCCAGTGTTGGTTCGTGCCTTAGATCGCATCTTTATTCTGCATGCAGACCACGAACAAAATGCATCGACTTCAACAGTACGCTTATGCGGCTCTTCTGGCACAAATCCGTTTGCTGCAATTTCTGCCGGTATTGCATGTCTCTGGGGTCCTGCCCACGGAGGTGCAAATGAAGCTTGCTTAGAGATGTTGAATGAGATTCAGGCTCAAGGCGGAGTTGATAAGATTGGCGAGTTCATCGCTCAAGTAAAAGATAAGAATTCCAGTGTTCGCTTGATGGGCTTCGGTCATCGCGTTTACAAGAACTTTGACCCTCGTGCGAAGTTAATGCGTGAAACCTGTCACGAAGTATTGGCAGAGCTTGGCCTCCAAGACGATCCGTTGTTCAAGCTTGCGATGACACTCGAGAAAATTGCTCTAGAAGATGAGTATTTCGTTAGTCGTAAGCTTTATCCAAACGTCGATTTCTACTCTGGTATCGTCCAGCGTGCACTTGGCATTCCAACAGAAATGTTTACCTGTATTTTTGCCTTGGCAAGAACAGTTGGGTGGATTGCTCAGTGGGAAGAAATGATCACTGATCCTGAGTACAAGATTGGTCGTCCGCGTCAGTTATACGTTGGCGAAACAACGCGTAAGGCTCTAAATATTAGAGTTCGTAAATAA
- a CDS encoding succinate dehydrogenase assembly factor 2 — protein sequence MTLGNAELYRLKSDARRGLLENDLILQRFFERYSAQLSLEDGKVLSLLLALDDNDLMDLLIGRKDFVASLEKEMQTVSFKTVLQKLRAK from the coding sequence ATGACCCTCGGTAATGCGGAGTTATATCGCTTAAAGAGTGATGCTCGAAGGGGTTTGCTAGAGAACGATCTAATTCTGCAACGGTTTTTTGAGCGTTATAGCGCTCAGTTGAGCCTAGAGGATGGAAAAGTATTAAGTCTATTGTTGGCTTTGGATGACAATGATTTAATGGATTTACTGATTGGCCGTAAGGATTTTGTGGCAAGCTTGGAGAAAGAGATGCAAACAGTCTCCTTCAAGACGGTTTTACAAAAGCTGAGAGCGAAGTAA
- a CDS encoding succinate dehydrogenase iron-sulfur subunit has translation MSDIRIFEIYRYDPDVDAAPRMQRYELELTGECMLLDALISLKRQDETISYRRSCREGVCGSDAMNINGKNGLACLINMLTLPKVITLRPLPGLPVVRDLIVDMTLFFKQYLSIKPYLVNETPAPEKERLQSPEEREELNGLYECILCAACSTSCPSFWWNPDKFVGPAGLLQAYRFVADSRDQETAQRLDNLEDPYRLFRCHTIMNCVDVCPKHLNPTKAIGKIKELMVRRAV, from the coding sequence ATGAGTGATATCCGTATATTCGAAATTTACCGCTACGATCCAGATGTCGATGCTGCCCCGCGCATGCAACGTTATGAGTTAGAGCTCACGGGTGAGTGTATGTTGTTAGATGCTTTGATTTCTTTGAAGCGGCAAGATGAAACGATTTCGTATCGTCGCTCATGCCGCGAGGGTGTGTGTGGTTCAGATGCAATGAACATCAACGGTAAAAATGGCTTGGCTTGTTTAATCAATATGTTGACTTTGCCAAAAGTCATTACATTGCGTCCATTGCCAGGTTTGCCTGTTGTCCGCGACTTGATTGTGGATATGACACTCTTCTTTAAGCAATATTTGTCGATTAAGCCTTACTTGGTTAATGAGACTCCAGCCCCTGAAAAAGAGCGTCTTCAGAGTCCTGAAGAGCGTGAAGAGTTAAATGGCTTGTATGAGTGCATCTTGTGTGCCGCATGCTCTACTTCTTGCCCATCATTCTGGTGGAATCCAGACAAGTTTGTTGGCCCTGCTGGCTTGTTGCAAGCCTATCGTTTTGTTGCGGATAGCCGCGATCAAGAAACAGCGCAGCGCTTGGACAATCTTGAGGATCCATACCGCTTGTTCCGTTGTCATACCATCATGAATTGCGTTGACGTGTGTCCTAAGCACTTGAATCCAACCAAGGCAATTGGCAAGATCAAGGAGTTGATGGTTCGTAGAGCAGTATGA